The following coding sequences lie in one Mucilaginibacter sp. KACC 22773 genomic window:
- a CDS encoding tolB protein precursor yields the protein MNKTYSLLNNAKKFSFILVCLICSLLISNSARAQYFGQNKVRYKNLKFKVYKTPHFEIYYYIKNDSMIKRFAQESELWYTLHQQVFKDTFKTANPIILYANHPDFQQTTAIDGEIGVGTGGITEGLKNRVVMPVMETNQMTRHVIGHELVHAFQYHALLGGNQNENFENINNIPLWMIEGMAEYLSLGKKDAYTAMWMRDAYLNHDIPTVRDLTESNKYFPYRYGEAFWSFLGSTYGDTVIVPFFKNTARYGLAYGIRRTFGYDDKTLSRLWKNSIESTYKPFLKDTVQKPVGLKLVDKDNGGDLVVAPAVSPDGKYLAFLSAKSLFSIDLYLADARTGKILRKLTSKVSNTHIDEFNFIESAGAWSPDSKRFAFSVFSKGRNRMEVVDINNGRVLDDVSMEQAEQFSNLSWSPDGKDIVFTGLVEGQSDLYSYNFDTKKVTQLTNDKYTDYQPTYSRDGKKVLFSSDRSTYDQSLEQAITFNLAELDLATGKVTDIKIFNGANNLNPQYSADGSQIYFLSNRDGFRNMYRYTISTGQVEQMTDLFTGICGITEFSPALSISANDDVVYSYYRAQKYALYNAKASAFKSIALQPQAVDFSAAMLPPPRAVGVDLINSNLNNFLAYRKIPADSVKEIPYRPKFKLDYLAGSGVGIGVSSFYGTSLSSGIQGVFSDILGRNQIFAAASVNGQIYDSGAAVTYVNQTGRWNLGTGISHIPYLFGLQTETFPTQNVGGKNVKVLSQNTDIIRNFEDAARVFTSYPINKTNRFEVSAGASYNSYRVDRYSDTYKIDTLTDANNNTTLNYTYLNSDKKKIANAEESALLNYNLKSYALFQLSTALVGDNSFFGVTAPLNGFRYRLEAGYNFGTYKFFSPTIDLRKYVRVEPVTFAARFYGYGRFGDSNGIYPLFIGYPFYIRGYEGQTFYNNNSKASNGFNIDQLSGSRMAVFNFETRLPFTGPEKLAQIKSKFLFTDLNLFFDAGLAWNAGEHIYFQKNPPVLSRTAVVDENGAPQVDSNGNPVFNTTYGRVPALSAGISLRVNVFGAFVLEPYLAIPFNRTDVKKPVFGLGFTPGW from the coding sequence ATGAATAAAACCTACTCATTGTTAAACAACGCTAAAAAGTTCAGCTTTATATTAGTATGCCTTATCTGCTCGCTGCTCATCAGCAACAGTGCCAGGGCGCAATATTTCGGTCAAAATAAAGTACGGTATAAAAACCTCAAGTTTAAAGTTTATAAAACCCCACATTTCGAAATCTACTATTACATCAAAAACGATAGCATGATCAAACGCTTTGCCCAGGAAAGCGAATTGTGGTACACCCTGCATCAACAGGTTTTTAAGGATACATTCAAAACAGCCAACCCAATCATTTTATACGCCAATCACCCCGATTTTCAGCAAACCACCGCAATTGATGGCGAAATTGGTGTAGGAACCGGCGGTATTACCGAAGGTTTAAAAAACCGAGTAGTAATGCCGGTGATGGAAACAAACCAAATGACGCGCCACGTAATAGGGCACGAATTGGTGCACGCATTTCAGTACCATGCACTGTTAGGTGGCAATCAAAATGAGAATTTCGAGAACATCAATAACATTCCACTGTGGATGATAGAAGGTATGGCCGAGTACCTTTCGTTAGGTAAAAAAGATGCCTACACCGCCATGTGGATGCGCGATGCTTATCTGAACCACGATATCCCTACGGTTCGCGATCTGACCGAGAGTAACAAATATTTCCCTTACCGTTACGGAGAGGCCTTTTGGTCGTTTTTAGGATCGACTTATGGAGATACGGTGATAGTACCCTTCTTCAAAAACACAGCCCGCTATGGCCTTGCTTATGGCATCAGGCGCACATTTGGATATGACGATAAAACGTTATCCCGCCTTTGGAAAAACTCAATAGAAAGCACCTACAAGCCATTTTTAAAGGACACTGTACAAAAACCAGTTGGTTTAAAACTGGTAGACAAAGACAACGGCGGCGACCTGGTGGTTGCCCCCGCGGTAAGCCCCGATGGTAAATACCTGGCATTTTTATCTGCTAAAAGTTTGTTCAGTATAGACCTTTACCTGGCCGATGCCCGAACGGGTAAAATTTTACGGAAACTCACAAGCAAGGTATCCAACACGCATATAGATGAGTTTAACTTCATCGAATCGGCCGGCGCATGGTCGCCGGATAGTAAGCGGTTCGCATTCAGTGTGTTCAGCAAGGGTCGTAACCGCATGGAAGTAGTTGATATCAACAACGGACGCGTTCTTGATGATGTATCGATGGAGCAGGCAGAGCAGTTTAGTAACTTATCCTGGTCGCCCGATGGTAAGGACATTGTTTTTACCGGGCTTGTTGAGGGCCAAAGCGATTTGTATTCCTATAATTTCGACACAAAAAAAGTTACTCAGCTTACCAACGATAAATACACCGATTACCAGCCAACCTATTCAAGGGATGGTAAAAAGGTTCTGTTTTCAAGCGACCGCTCCACTTACGATCAATCATTAGAGCAGGCTATCACCTTTAACCTGGCCGAACTTGACCTGGCCACCGGCAAAGTAACCGATATAAAAATATTTAACGGGGCCAACAATTTAAATCCGCAATACTCAGCCGATGGTTCGCAAATCTACTTCCTGTCCAACAGGGATGGTTTCCGCAACATGTACCGCTACACTATCAGCACGGGCCAGGTTGAACAAATGACCGATCTGTTTACCGGCATCTGTGGTATTACCGAATTTTCGCCTGCGTTAAGTATCTCTGCTAATGATGATGTGGTATATTCCTATTACCGGGCGCAAAAATACGCCTTGTACAACGCCAAAGCATCGGCGTTTAAGTCCATTGCATTACAACCGCAGGCAGTAGATTTCAGCGCGGCTATGTTGCCCCCTCCCCGTGCAGTTGGCGTCGACTTGATCAATTCGAACCTGAACAACTTCCTGGCTTACCGGAAAATCCCGGCAGATTCTGTAAAAGAAATCCCCTATCGCCCTAAATTTAAGCTTGATTACCTGGCAGGCAGCGGTGTTGGTATTGGTGTAAGCAGTTTTTACGGTACCAGCCTGTCAAGTGGTATCCAGGGTGTATTCAGCGATATATTGGGTCGTAACCAAATATTCGCTGCAGCATCCGTCAACGGGCAAATTTACGATTCCGGCGCTGCCGTAACATACGTAAACCAAACCGGCAGGTGGAATTTGGGTACAGGAATATCACATATTCCCTACCTTTTTGGTTTACAAACCGAAACTTTCCCAACACAAAATGTAGGCGGCAAAAATGTAAAAGTATTATCGCAGAATACGGATATCATCCGCAATTTTGAAGATGCCGCCAGGGTATTTACCTCCTATCCTATCAATAAAACAAACCGTTTTGAAGTAAGCGCCGGTGCCTCTTATAACTCTTATCGTGTTGACCGGTATAGCGATACCTATAAAATTGATACATTAACCGACGCCAATAACAATACCACGTTAAACTACACCTATCTCAACTCGGATAAAAAGAAAATTGCCAATGCCGAAGAAAGCGCCCTGCTTAATTATAATTTAAAATCATATGCGCTTTTCCAACTGTCGACAGCCCTGGTTGGCGACAACTCCTTTTTTGGGGTGACCGCTCCTTTGAATGGTTTCAGGTACCGATTAGAAGCCGGTTACAATTTTGGCACCTACAAATTCTTCTCACCAACTATCGATCTTCGTAAATACGTACGTGTTGAACCGGTTACCTTTGCAGCCCGTTTTTATGGCTACGGTCGCTTTGGCGATTCAAACGGAATTTATCCTTTATTTATAGGCTACCCATTTTATATCAGGGGCTATGAAGGACAGACCTTTTACAATAACAACAGCAAGGCGTCAAACGGCTTCAATATCGACCAGCTATCGGGTAGCAGGATGGCGGTATTTAACTTTGAAACCCGCCTGCCGTTTACCGGGCCCGAAAAACTGGCCCAAATCAAATCTAAATTCCTGTTTACCGATTTGAACCTGTTTTTTGATGCAGGCCTGGCCTGGAATGCCGGCGAGCATATCTATTTCCAGAAAAACCCTCCGGTTTTAAGCCGGACAGCTGTCGTTGATGAAAATGGTGCACCACAAGTTGATAGCAACGGCAATCCCGTATTTAATACAACATATGGCCGTGTACCCGCTTTAAGCGCCGGCATTTCATTAAGGGTAAACGTTTTTGGGGCTTTTGTGCTGGAACCGTATCTGGCGATTCCTTTTAACCGCACAGATGTAAAGAAACCGGTGTTTGGATTGGGCTTTACACCTGGTTGGTAA
- a CDS encoding penicillin-binding protein 1A yields MFREIRNRFLRFLVIFIYFVIIFFCSIELNFLWLFGYSPDMQDIKTPVLSVGSEVFTADGKLIGQYYKENRSPVDLKHISPNLINALISTEDVRFYSHGGVDFYSFFTSMVSTAKGERRGGSTITQQLAKNLFETRKRKSQGFIRKVPLINTVVYKFKEWLTAFKIEHVYSKQKILELYFNTVPFGNNTFGIKTATLKYFNKQPDQVSPGEAALLIGMLKATSSYNPIRNPERATERRNTVLGQMLKNGSITKDQYTSSSQSPIKLDLSYVEEDSHGDSYLRRAVEKWLDKWCKDNGYDLYEDGLKIYTTIDSRMQQYAEEAVAEKMKMLQKRFYNLWGNKNPWRDSKGVEIKDFILKNEQKLPIYKLLDKKFGGDTVKISEYFKTKKRMTVFTWHGEQDTTFSTIDSIKYYAKLLNTGMMTLEPSTGKIKVWIGGIDHRFFNYDHVNQSRRQAGSTFKPFAYLTALDNGYTPCDKFTDQPVTIKYKDNGKDEVWQPNNADFHFSYQEMSLRWAMGKSVNSITAQLTEKVGWDKIVQYAHKCGIESPLKSVPSVSLGSNDVSVYEMVRAYSTFLNKGQKIDPLLVTKITDQQDNVIDEFELKQEKVLSEETAWLMLYMFRGGMEEPGGTSQALWEYPGLWKKDNQIGGKTGTSSDYVDGWYMGITKDLVTGVWVGADDRSVHFTSSETGEGSHTALPIFGRFMEKVYADPKLGYTYGPFPKPWSKITKNYNCPSPHIAADTTEVDSTSNPIDTTNVIPTPAASTPENPETTPANQK; encoded by the coding sequence ATGTTCAGAGAAATACGAAACCGGTTTCTGCGATTCCTTGTTATCTTCATATACTTCGTTATCATCTTTTTTTGCTCCATCGAGCTCAACTTCCTTTGGCTTTTTGGTTATTCACCTGACATGCAGGATATTAAGACCCCTGTGCTTTCTGTGGGCTCGGAGGTTTTTACTGCCGATGGTAAACTGATAGGCCAATACTATAAAGAGAATCGCTCGCCTGTTGATTTAAAGCATATTTCGCCCAACCTGATAAACGCACTCATCTCAACAGAAGACGTGCGTTTTTACAGTCATGGCGGTGTCGATTTTTATTCGTTTTTTACCAGTATGGTTTCAACGGCTAAAGGCGAGCGGCGGGGCGGCAGTACCATTACACAACAACTTGCCAAAAACCTTTTTGAAACACGTAAGCGCAAATCCCAGGGCTTTATCCGCAAAGTGCCTCTTATAAATACCGTTGTATATAAGTTTAAAGAGTGGCTTACTGCGTTTAAAATTGAACACGTATATAGCAAGCAAAAAATTCTTGAATTATATTTTAATACGGTCCCTTTTGGCAACAATACTTTTGGCATAAAAACAGCCACATTAAAATATTTTAACAAACAACCTGACCAGGTTAGTCCCGGTGAAGCTGCCTTGCTTATAGGTATGCTGAAAGCCACATCCAGCTATAATCCTATCCGCAATCCTGAACGTGCTACCGAACGCAGAAATACGGTTTTAGGCCAGATGCTAAAAAATGGTTCCATTACTAAAGACCAATACACAAGCAGTTCACAATCGCCCATAAAACTCGATTTAAGCTATGTAGAAGAGGATTCACATGGCGACTCCTACCTTCGCCGCGCAGTTGAAAAATGGCTGGATAAATGGTGTAAGGATAATGGGTATGATTTATATGAGGATGGATTGAAAATTTATACAACCATAGACTCGCGGATGCAGCAATATGCCGAAGAGGCTGTTGCCGAAAAAATGAAAATGCTGCAAAAACGTTTTTACAACCTATGGGGCAATAAAAATCCGTGGCGCGATTCGAAGGGTGTAGAAATTAAAGATTTCATTTTAAAAAACGAGCAAAAACTTCCTATATACAAATTGCTGGATAAAAAATTTGGCGGTGACACCGTAAAAATAAGCGAGTACTTTAAAACTAAAAAACGGATGACCGTTTTTACCTGGCACGGTGAGCAGGATACCACATTTTCGACTATCGACTCTATTAAATACTACGCCAAACTGTTAAATACCGGCATGATGACGCTTGAACCATCTACCGGTAAAATAAAGGTTTGGATTGGCGGCATCGACCATCGTTTTTTCAATTACGATCACGTAAACCAATCAAGAAGGCAGGCAGGTTCTACCTTTAAGCCATTTGCCTATTTAACGGCGCTTGATAACGGCTACACGCCCTGCGATAAATTCACAGATCAGCCAGTAACCATAAAATATAAGGACAACGGTAAAGACGAAGTATGGCAGCCTAATAATGCCGATTTTCATTTTTCGTATCAGGAAATGTCGCTACGATGGGCTATGGGTAAATCGGTTAACTCCATTACCGCGCAGCTTACAGAAAAAGTGGGCTGGGATAAAATTGTACAGTACGCGCACAAATGCGGTATCGAAAGCCCATTAAAATCGGTACCCTCGGTATCGTTAGGCTCCAATGATGTTTCGGTTTATGAAATGGTACGGGCTTACAGTACATTCCTTAATAAAGGTCAAAAGATAGATCCGTTGCTGGTAACTAAAATAACAGACCAGCAGGATAATGTAATTGACGAATTTGAGTTGAAACAAGAAAAAGTATTAAGCGAGGAAACCGCGTGGCTGATGCTTTATATGTTCCGTGGTGGTATGGAAGAACCGGGAGGCACCTCGCAAGCCCTTTGGGAATACCCTGGCCTTTGGAAAAAAGACAACCAGATTGGCGGCAAAACCGGCACATCATCTGATTATGTTGACGGATGGTACATGGGTATAACAAAGGACTTGGTTACCGGCGTATGGGTTGGTGCTGACGACAGAAGCGTACACTTTACATCGTCCGAAACCGGCGAAGGATCACACACGGCGCTGCCCATTTTTGGCCGTTTTATGGAGAAGGTTTATGCCGATCCAAAACTGGGCTATACTTACGGGCCTTTTCCAAAACCATGGAGCAAGATCACCAAAAACTACAATTGTCCGTCGCCGCATATTGCCGCTGATACTACAGAGGTAGATAGTACAAGCAACCCTATTGATACCACCAACGTTATACCAACACCGGCTGCCAGCACGCCGGAGAACCCCGAAACAACGCCCGCCAATCAAAAATAG